A window from Brachionichthys hirsutus isolate HB-005 chromosome 4, CSIRO-AGI_Bhir_v1, whole genome shotgun sequence encodes these proteins:
- the kgd4 gene encoding alpha-ketoglutarate dehydrogenase component 4, producing MGSKVSTKMAAPAARVIQAVRPHMPLIKFPKRQDSARPSVQEALKSLAVNFSAQNAAGSPSAPAPPRLSSAPVPLNPTPDTLASIQLLTARYRRRSLAVDEMEYIQRGGPE from the exons GCAGCAAAGTCAGCACCAAAATGGCAGCTCCCGCTGCCCGAGTTATCCAG gcagtTCGCCCTCACATGCCTCTGATCAAGTTCCCCAAACGACAAGATTCTGCAAGGCCCAGCG TCCAAGAGGCTCTAAAATCATTAGCAGTTAACTTCTCAGCTCAAAATGCTGCGGGTTCCCCttcggcgccggcgccgccacGGTTATCAAGCGCTCCTGTACCTTTAAACCCGACCCCAGACACCCTGGCCTCTATTCAGCTACTCACTGCCCGGTACCGCAGGAGATCGCTGGCGGTGGACGAAATGGAATACATCCAG CGAGGTGGACCAGAGTGA